In Massilia antarctica, the following are encoded in one genomic region:
- a CDS encoding tetratricopeptide repeat-containing diguanylate cyclase has protein sequence MSGLSDTSHGRKVRVLLASLWLGSCLAHAQHPVLDARLVEIREMNRYVPPKALAALRQIESEARAAPVRTKADFLVQLCLALRGMNKVPEALAAAEELIAFGRDKKDNVVSAKGLLTKAYVVSRMDQLALSHQLAWEGEKIANTTDDLALRVQAAITSGQAYSEDGNFPAAMAKMQTALTLARQYGQPIPKVQALNALAFLYGQLNEHDKGFEALDEATALAEQTHSPGRLASLKDTEYGLAVETNQPQRGLRALLAGLAYERQIGAEAMIAGTLVNLSDSYLKQRDYARTLSYATQALQAARQLNDDSTAATAHLNLGQAHLGLGSLAEGKRHFELGLAWYEKVGDKPELQEVLVEYGAALERAGDMAGAVKAYHRERTLSNELFEKRRQKATLELQEKYETEKKQRQIELLSRENQLKSTEIDNRRLQQRVWWLLAVVFALAALVVGILYRKVRHANAQLKVKNLELKQQSSRDPLTGLYNRRHFQEFMRSHLQVEKRGAGTSGEEIVGALFLLDVDHFKHVNDSHGHAAGDVVLKMIAESLREILRETDMIVRWGGEEFLAFLPAIPRSGVEEIARRLLTGISNQSIDYQGKKLSVNVSIGFAPFPLVPGTHALPWERAVNLVDMALYLAKAHGRNRAYGVRGFANFEQTSMEDIEQDLERAWGAGYVDMSIVLGTWPESKNAPAPPKLTIV, from the coding sequence ATGTCAGGTTTATCAGACACCTCGCATGGCCGCAAGGTCCGCGTGCTGCTGGCATCGCTATGGCTGGGGTCGTGCCTCGCGCACGCCCAGCATCCGGTACTCGATGCGCGCCTGGTCGAGATCCGCGAGATGAACCGCTACGTCCCGCCCAAGGCGCTCGCCGCGCTGCGCCAGATCGAGAGCGAGGCGCGCGCCGCCCCCGTGCGCACCAAGGCCGACTTCCTGGTCCAGCTTTGCCTGGCCCTGCGCGGCATGAACAAGGTGCCGGAAGCACTGGCCGCGGCCGAGGAACTGATCGCCTTCGGGCGCGACAAAAAAGACAATGTGGTCAGCGCCAAGGGCTTGCTGACCAAGGCTTACGTGGTCTCGCGCATGGACCAGCTGGCCCTGTCGCACCAGTTGGCCTGGGAAGGCGAAAAAATCGCCAACACCACCGACGACCTGGCGCTGAGGGTGCAGGCGGCCATCACCTCGGGCCAGGCCTATTCGGAAGACGGCAATTTTCCGGCCGCGATGGCCAAGATGCAGACCGCGCTGACCCTGGCGCGCCAGTACGGCCAGCCGATTCCCAAGGTCCAGGCGCTCAACGCGCTGGCCTTCCTGTACGGTCAGTTGAATGAACACGACAAGGGCTTCGAGGCGCTCGACGAAGCAACCGCGCTGGCCGAGCAGACCCATTCGCCGGGGCGCCTGGCGTCGCTCAAGGATACCGAATACGGCCTGGCGGTCGAGACCAACCAGCCGCAGCGCGGCCTGCGCGCCCTGCTCGCGGGGCTCGCGTACGAGCGCCAGATCGGCGCCGAGGCGATGATCGCCGGCACCCTGGTGAACCTGTCGGACAGTTACCTCAAGCAGCGCGATTACGCGCGCACCCTCAGCTACGCGACCCAGGCCTTGCAGGCGGCGCGCCAACTGAACGACGACAGCACCGCGGCGACCGCGCACCTGAACCTGGGCCAGGCGCATCTCGGCCTGGGCAGCCTGGCCGAGGGCAAGCGCCATTTCGAACTGGGCCTGGCGTGGTACGAAAAAGTCGGCGACAAGCCGGAACTGCAGGAAGTGCTGGTGGAATACGGCGCCGCGCTCGAACGCGCCGGCGACATGGCGGGTGCGGTCAAGGCCTACCACCGCGAGCGGACGCTGTCGAACGAGTTGTTTGAAAAACGGCGCCAGAAAGCCACCCTGGAGCTGCAGGAAAAATACGAGACCGAAAAGAAGCAGCGCCAGATCGAACTGTTAAGCCGGGAAAACCAGCTCAAGTCGACCGAAATCGACAACCGCCGCCTGCAGCAGCGCGTGTGGTGGCTGCTGGCGGTGGTGTTCGCGCTGGCCGCGCTGGTGGTCGGCATCCTGTACCGCAAGGTACGCCATGCGAATGCCCAGCTCAAGGTGAAGAACCTGGAACTGAAGCAGCAAAGTTCGCGCGATCCGCTGACCGGCTTGTACAACCGGCGCCACTTCCAGGAATTCATGCGCAGCCACCTGCAGGTGGAAAAGCGCGGCGCCGGCACCTCGGGCGAGGAAATCGTGGGCGCCCTGTTCCTGCTCGACGTCGACCACTTCAAGCACGTCAACGACAGCCATGGCCACGCCGCCGGCGATGTCGTGCTCAAAATGATCGCCGAAAGCCTGCGCGAGATCCTGCGCGAGACCGACATGATCGTGCGCTGGGGCGGCGAGGAATTCCTCGCCTTCCTGCCGGCCATTCCGCGCAGCGGCGTCGAGGAAATCGCGCGCCGGCTGCTGACCGGCATCTCGAACCAGAGCATCGACTACCAGGGCAAGAAGCTGTCGGTGAACGTCTCGATCGGCTTCGCGCCCTTCCCGCTGGTGCCGGGCACGCATGCGCTGCCGTGGGAGCGCGCCGTCAACCTGGTCGACATGGCGCTCTACCTGGCCAAGGCGCACGGGCGCAACCGCGCCTACGGCGTGCGCGGTTTCGCCAACTTCGAGCAGACCTCGATGGAAGACATCGAGCAGGACCTCGAACGCGCCTGGGGCGCCGGCTACGTCGACATGTCGATCGTGCTGGGCACCTGGCCGGAATCCAAGAACGCACCCGCGCCGCCCAAGCTGACCATCGTCTGA
- a CDS encoding molybdopterin-dependent oxidoreductase encodes MTLSTTPPTAVPTAVPTAVPTTSAHRICPFCEACCGLELDLEQNKVVRIRGDTNDVFSHGFLCPKAIGLKDLHDDPDRLRTPLIKRNGVFEPATWDEAYAEIETRLPPVIAAGGANAVATVLGNPVSHKMSLMLYFPRLAKALGTRNMYSASSVDQVPKMLSVGLMFGSWLSVPVPDIERCDFLLILGANPMVSNGSLWTVPDFRGKAKALRARGGQLVVVDPRRTETADVADAHHFIRPGADVFFLLGIAHALFDENLVRLGRLAEHTVGLEQVRAAVREYAPELVAARCGIDAATMRQLARSLANTPRAAIYGRIGTCTQQFGTLCSWLIDVINVLTGHLDEEGGAMFPKAAAFAANTRGAPGIGRGVATGRFRSRVSGAAEVSGELPVTCLAEEIDTPGPGQIRALIAIAANPVLSAPNGARLSKALDQLDFMVSLDIYLNETSRHADVILPGVSPLEDAHYDVSFTQFSHRNHARFSAPVLARAGDQPDEWQSMLRIAAIAKGLGAKADIDSLDDELLQEDVARAAGPAAPALLAALGSQRGAERMLDLALRSGPYGDQFGKNPDGLTLARLKAAPSGIDLGPMGSRIPEALRTPSGKIELAPQALLDDLARAAADLQAQAPDLVIVGRRQLRSNNSWMHNLPVLAKGAYRCTALVHPIDAGRLGLVDGAMAQIRNGERMIEVQVEISAQMMPGVVSLPHGWGHNLEGTQMRVASERPGVNLNALLDENLRDPLSGNAVLSGIAIRMQPVA; translated from the coding sequence ATGACCTTGTCCACCACCCCGCCTACCGCCGTGCCTACCGCCGTGCCTACCGCCGTGCCCACTACCAGCGCGCACCGCATTTGCCCGTTTTGCGAAGCCTGCTGCGGGCTTGAACTCGACCTCGAACAGAACAAGGTGGTGCGCATCCGTGGCGATACGAATGACGTGTTCTCGCACGGTTTCCTGTGTCCCAAGGCGATCGGCCTGAAAGACCTGCATGACGACCCGGATCGCCTGCGCACGCCGCTCATCAAGCGTAACGGCGTGTTCGAGCCGGCCACCTGGGATGAAGCCTACGCCGAAATCGAGACGCGCCTGCCGCCCGTCATCGCCGCCGGCGGCGCCAATGCGGTGGCCACCGTGCTGGGCAACCCGGTCTCCCACAAAATGAGCCTGATGCTGTACTTCCCGCGCCTGGCCAAGGCCCTCGGCACGCGCAATATGTACTCGGCGTCGAGCGTCGACCAGGTTCCAAAAATGCTGTCGGTCGGCCTGATGTTCGGCAGCTGGCTGTCGGTGCCGGTGCCCGACATCGAGCGCTGCGACTTTCTGCTGATATTGGGCGCCAATCCGATGGTCTCGAACGGCAGCCTGTGGACCGTGCCGGACTTTCGCGGCAAGGCCAAGGCCCTGCGCGCGCGCGGCGGCCAGCTGGTGGTGGTCGATCCGCGCCGCACCGAAACGGCCGACGTGGCCGACGCCCATCACTTCATCCGGCCCGGCGCCGACGTCTTCTTCCTGCTCGGCATCGCGCACGCGCTGTTCGACGAAAACCTGGTGCGCCTGGGGCGCCTGGCCGAGCACACCGTGGGCCTGGAACAGGTACGGGCCGCGGTGCGCGAGTACGCGCCGGAACTGGTGGCAGCGCGCTGCGGCATCGACGCGGCCACCATGCGCCAGCTCGCGCGCAGCCTGGCAAACACGCCGCGCGCGGCTATCTACGGCCGCATCGGCACCTGCACCCAGCAGTTCGGGACCCTGTGTTCGTGGCTGATCGACGTCATCAACGTGCTGACCGGGCACCTCGATGAAGAAGGCGGCGCCATGTTTCCGAAAGCGGCCGCCTTTGCCGCCAATACGCGCGGCGCGCCGGGCATCGGGCGCGGCGTGGCCACCGGGCGTTTTCGTTCGCGCGTCTCGGGCGCGGCCGAAGTGTCGGGCGAGCTGCCGGTGACTTGCCTGGCCGAGGAAATCGACACCCCCGGCCCCGGCCAGATCCGCGCCCTCATTGCGATTGCCGCCAATCCGGTGCTGTCGGCACCGAACGGGGCGCGCCTGTCCAAAGCACTCGACCAGCTCGACTTCATGGTCAGCCTCGATATCTACCTCAACGAAACCTCGCGCCACGCCGACGTGATCCTGCCTGGTGTCTCGCCGCTGGAAGACGCGCACTACGACGTCAGCTTCACCCAGTTCTCGCACCGTAACCACGCGCGTTTCAGCGCCCCCGTCCTGGCGCGCGCCGGCGACCAGCCGGACGAGTGGCAAAGCATGCTGCGCATCGCCGCCATCGCCAAAGGACTCGGGGCAAAAGCCGACATCGACTCTCTCGACGACGAACTGCTGCAGGAAGACGTGGCGCGTGCCGCCGGGCCGGCCGCCCCCGCGCTGCTGGCGGCCCTGGGCAGCCAGCGCGGCGCCGAACGCATGCTCGACCTGGCGCTGCGCAGCGGCCCGTACGGCGACCAGTTCGGCAAAAACCCGGACGGGCTGACCCTGGCGCGCCTGAAAGCGGCCCCCTCGGGCATCGATCTGGGGCCGATGGGCAGCCGCATTCCGGAAGCGCTGCGCACGCCCTCGGGCAAGATCGAACTGGCGCCGCAGGCGCTGCTCGACGACCTGGCGCGCGCCGCCGCCGATTTGCAGGCCCAAGCGCCGGACCTGGTCATCGTGGGCCGGCGCCAGCTACGCTCGAACAACAGCTGGATGCACAATCTGCCGGTGCTGGCCAAGGGCGCCTACCGCTGCACGGCGCTGGTCCATCCCATCGACGCCGGGCGGCTTGGCCTGGTCGACGGCGCCATGGCGCAGATCCGCAATGGCGAGCGCATGATCGAAGTACAGGTGGAGATCTCGGCGCAGATGATGCCTGGTGTGGTCAGCCTGCCGCATGGCTGGGGCCACAACCTGGAAGGCACGCAAATGCGGGTGGCGTCCGAGCGGCCGGGCGTGAACCTCAATGCCCTGCTGGACGAAAATCTGCGCGATCCCCTGTCGGGCAACGCAGTGCTGTCGGGAATAGCGATCCGGATGCAGCCGGTGGCCTGA
- a CDS encoding tubulin-like doman-containing protein → MAEFPNTGSGGAKAELKVDLRPTLFIGAGGTGMEVMLRIRRRILSEVWNRHNPTRVESIAQFPVARFLHFDLDNNAIIDEGKSQRTDPWYELVKLADDERLIEPLDLPQYHESDDSLARFPLIENWMPLRPKKLRSLGIDPSKGAGQIRALARLYLFDKYPKLRGRIKGALNFLSSNAGNERKETYQRLGLQVDTSKFRIVVIASCAGGTGAGSAIDLGWISKAIARQEVSDNQVDLVMFMPSGFAKANKERTEANAYATLMELETTMRDMNAQVRWAEPDSLVGKGAPFDDVYFVDTANLANKATGDIKDVYQMVADTLFEDFASADFANRKRSIAVNQQQHKLGPFNPRVPEQRFGDMRLSYSKVYSAFGQAVLDTQQSLRDDIRAYELAALMVKAFFGLIGSDGVAARRAGDQERDIFMREQLAMSEHPFDEFPDFKKGTVDLTPFQEYALTDQLLMDKDQRSLLERVESKVQLEIDRIMGSYDLGVWREKVAELLPHLERDAIREAGATAETSEDRIKRHTAELSTRLKGRARTQLYALLDDRKQGGLEFVLSLLEQIKARLLQRDLGNAERNGKRYRDIRDALRTRQVEESLNNLSQAASRLFGKDAQAREVMAHLKRDIADYLRFHLLAVAAGQSIEVMRAMSAWLGDPQSTDEQGQPVWSGIAGEFQEGRRCVQAMLGAVDQRIDQLRADARHEHATCIKLASDVVPEPVALSGDIHAWSEEVLLEFGGSARLFPQLGDEKLRASLLLKLFRRAQTQLSVQEAGGSEPVDPLLERLGAMSPQERQRIFNEWLKSAMPWVNARFSAEFTPKADQFKCFIGVGDVNAWRKMETEIRAAVPAGSFHGDLVSVVNTGINGKAVCYIELSGFPMTVLRGLPTWRTSYQIENPKIPTHLHFDSTRFRHPISPSMDELNRLADDYEWFLQANALGVIRRKGDLADREASFQPRGQYLFEVEPGSGEWLQIGNEFAIRSNGLPPFYREQVIAAVQQRLAGLGPAQLTMLATLMRHFQQRVYEPKLDVDETGAQLPSPSLPNITARRLYEQWFKRACAMNPALSLRDIDAAGAALAQWSEAVPNSASDAYAWEVEKPVDKRAIRAVYLASEAEAAQALAGRALALAPPLRAGAGRYKLFINGAQQGPYSIDDIALRIARAEVGPQTKAWNMQWNPKADKWQVAGDLAELAVLFGDAIPDPDSDNDIPDPD, encoded by the coding sequence ATGGCAGAATTTCCCAACACCGGCAGCGGCGGGGCCAAGGCGGAATTGAAGGTCGACCTGCGGCCTACCTTGTTCATCGGCGCCGGAGGCACCGGCATGGAAGTGATGCTGCGGATTCGCCGCCGCATCCTGTCGGAGGTATGGAACCGCCACAATCCGACCCGGGTCGAATCGATCGCGCAGTTTCCGGTCGCGCGCTTCCTCCACTTCGACCTCGATAACAACGCCATCATCGACGAGGGCAAGTCGCAGCGCACCGACCCGTGGTACGAACTGGTCAAGCTGGCCGACGACGAGCGCCTGATCGAGCCGCTCGACCTGCCCCAGTATCACGAATCGGACGACAGCCTGGCGCGTTTTCCGCTGATCGAAAACTGGATGCCGCTGCGCCCCAAGAAACTGCGCTCGCTCGGGATCGATCCGTCCAAGGGCGCGGGCCAGATCCGCGCGCTGGCGCGCCTGTACCTGTTCGACAAATATCCCAAGCTGCGCGGGCGGATTAAAGGTGCGCTCAATTTCTTGAGCAGCAATGCCGGCAACGAGCGCAAGGAAACCTACCAGCGCCTCGGCCTGCAGGTCGACACGTCCAAGTTCCGCATCGTCGTCATCGCTTCCTGCGCCGGCGGCACGGGCGCCGGCAGCGCCATCGACCTTGGCTGGATTTCCAAGGCCATCGCGCGCCAGGAAGTGTCCGACAACCAGGTCGACCTGGTGATGTTCATGCCGTCCGGTTTCGCCAAGGCCAACAAGGAGCGCACCGAGGCCAATGCCTACGCCACCCTGATGGAGCTGGAAACGACCATGCGCGACATGAACGCGCAAGTGCGCTGGGCCGAGCCGGACAGCCTGGTGGGCAAGGGCGCGCCGTTCGACGATGTGTACTTTGTCGACACCGCCAACCTGGCCAACAAGGCCACGGGCGACATCAAGGATGTCTACCAGATGGTGGCCGACACCCTGTTCGAGGATTTCGCCTCGGCCGATTTTGCCAACCGCAAGCGCTCGATCGCGGTCAACCAGCAGCAGCACAAGCTGGGGCCCTTCAATCCGAGGGTACCGGAACAGCGCTTCGGCGACATGCGCCTGTCGTACTCGAAGGTGTATTCGGCCTTCGGCCAGGCGGTGCTCGACACCCAGCAAAGCCTGCGCGACGATATCCGCGCCTACGAGCTGGCCGCGCTGATGGTCAAGGCTTTCTTTGGCCTGATCGGCAGCGACGGGGTGGCGGCGCGCCGTGCGGGCGACCAGGAACGCGACATCTTCATGCGCGAGCAGCTGGCGATGAGCGAGCATCCGTTCGACGAATTCCCCGACTTCAAAAAGGGCACGGTGGACCTGACGCCGTTCCAGGAATATGCGCTGACCGACCAGCTGCTGATGGACAAGGACCAGCGCTCCTTGCTGGAACGGGTCGAAAGCAAGGTGCAGCTGGAAATCGACCGCATCATGGGTTCCTACGACCTGGGCGTGTGGCGCGAAAAAGTGGCCGAGCTCTTGCCGCACCTGGAGCGCGACGCCATCCGCGAAGCCGGCGCCACCGCCGAAACCAGCGAAGACCGCATCAAGCGCCACACGGCCGAACTGAGCACGCGCCTGAAAGGGCGGGCGCGCACCCAGTTGTATGCGCTGCTGGACGACCGCAAGCAGGGTGGCCTGGAATTCGTGCTCTCGCTGCTGGAACAGATCAAGGCGCGCCTGCTGCAGCGCGACCTGGGCAACGCCGAACGCAATGGCAAGCGCTATCGCGACATCCGCGACGCGCTGCGCACGCGCCAGGTCGAGGAATCGCTGAACAACCTGTCGCAGGCGGCCAGCCGCCTGTTCGGCAAGGATGCCCAGGCGCGCGAAGTGATGGCGCACCTCAAGCGCGACATCGCCGACTACCTGCGCTTTCACCTGCTGGCGGTGGCGGCCGGCCAGTCGATCGAGGTGATGCGCGCCATGTCGGCCTGGCTGGGCGACCCGCAAAGCACCGACGAACAGGGGCAGCCGGTATGGAGCGGCATCGCCGGCGAATTCCAGGAAGGCCGCCGCTGCGTGCAAGCCATGCTCGGCGCGGTCGACCAGCGCATCGACCAGCTGCGCGCCGACGCGCGCCACGAACACGCCACCTGCATCAAGCTGGCCAGCGACGTCGTGCCCGAACCGGTTGCCTTGAGCGGCGACATCCACGCCTGGAGCGAGGAAGTGCTGCTCGAATTCGGCGGCTCGGCGCGCCTGTTCCCGCAACTGGGCGATGAAAAACTGCGCGCCAGCCTGCTGCTCAAGCTGTTCCGCCGGGCCCAGACCCAGCTCTCCGTGCAGGAGGCGGGCGGCTCGGAACCGGTCGATCCGCTGCTCGAACGGCTCGGCGCGATGTCGCCGCAGGAGCGCCAGCGCATCTTCAACGAGTGGCTCAAAAGCGCCATGCCGTGGGTGAATGCGCGCTTTTCCGCCGAGTTCACGCCCAAGGCCGACCAGTTCAAGTGCTTCATCGGCGTGGGCGACGTCAACGCCTGGCGCAAGATGGAAACCGAAATCCGCGCCGCCGTGCCGGCCGGCTCCTTCCACGGCGACCTGGTTTCGGTGGTCAACACCGGCATCAACGGCAAGGCCGTGTGCTACATCGAGCTGTCCGGCTTTCCGATGACGGTGCTGCGCGGCCTGCCGACCTGGCGCACCTCGTACCAGATCGAAAATCCCAAGATTCCGACCCACCTGCATTTCGATTCGACCCGTTTCCGCCATCCGATTTCGCCCTCGATGGATGAATTGAACCGCCTGGCCGACGACTACGAATGGTTCTTGCAGGCCAACGCGCTCGGCGTGATCCGCCGCAAGGGCGACCTGGCCGACCGCGAAGCGTCGTTCCAGCCGCGCGGGCAGTATCTGTTCGAAGTCGAGCCTGGGTCGGGCGAGTGGCTCCAGATCGGCAACGAGTTCGCGATCCGCTCGAACGGCTTGCCGCCGTTTTACCGCGAACAGGTGATCGCCGCCGTGCAGCAGCGCCTGGCCGGCCTGGGACCGGCCCAGCTCACCATGCTGGCCACCCTGATGCGCCACTTCCAGCAGCGCGTGTATGAACCGAAGCTCGACGTCGACGAAACCGGCGCCCAGCTGCCGTCGCCGTCGCTGCCCAACATCACCGCGCGCCGTTTGTACGAGCAATGGTTCAAGCGCGCCTGCGCCATGAATCCGGCGCTGTCCTTGCGCGACATCGACGCCGCCGGCGCAGCGCTGGCCCAGTGGAGCGAAGCGGTGCCCAATTCGGCCAGCGACGCCTACGCCTGGGAAGTCGAAAAACCAGTCGACAAACGCGCCATCCGCGCCGTTTACCTGGCCAGCGAGGCCGAGGCGGCGCAGGCGCTGGCCGGGCGCGCGCTCGCACTCGCACCGCCGCTGCGCGCGGGCGCCGGACGCTATAAACTGTTCATCAACGGCGCGCAGCAGGGACCGTACTCGATCGACGACATCGCGCTGCGCATCGCCCGCGCCGAAGTGGGTCCGCAAACCAAGGCGTGGAACATGCAATGGAATCCCAAGGCCGACAAGTGGCAGGTCGCGGGCGACCTGGCGGAGCTGGCCGTCTTGTTCGGCGATGCCATTCCCGACCCCGACTCCGACAACGACATACCCGATCCAGACTGA
- a CDS encoding cache domain-containing protein produces the protein MKSLFKQLMFALFAFTLAGAASAQDAKRGTADEAVAMVKKASAYLNDNGREKAVAAFNDPKGEFIKGDLYVFMFTFDGTALAHGQNAKMVGKNLMDLKAGEVYPIREFVKIANSPAGKGWFGYKWPNSITKAMEEKNTYIERNGDVLIGVGTYK, from the coding sequence ATGAAATCATTGTTCAAGCAACTGATGTTCGCGCTCTTTGCCTTCACTCTTGCCGGCGCCGCCAGCGCCCAGGATGCCAAGCGCGGTACCGCCGATGAAGCGGTGGCCATGGTCAAGAAGGCCAGCGCCTACCTGAACGACAACGGCCGCGAGAAGGCGGTGGCCGCCTTCAACGATCCCAAGGGCGAATTCATCAAGGGCGATCTGTACGTCTTCATGTTCACCTTCGACGGCACCGCGCTCGCGCACGGCCAGAATGCCAAGATGGTCGGCAAGAACCTGATGGACCTGAAGGCCGGCGAAGTCTATCCGATCCGCGAATTCGTCAAGATCGCCAATAGTCCGGCCGGCAAGGGCTGGTTCGGCTACAAGTGGCCCAATTCGATCACCAAGGCCATGGAAGAGAAAAACACCTACATCGAGCGCAATGGCGATGTGCTGATCGGCGTCGGCACCTATAAATAG
- a CDS encoding LysR family transcriptional regulator, with protein MDQLRAMEIFVEVARLRSFSAAGRRLGLTRAMVSKHIMQLESRLDARLLHRSTREVSLTDAGQAYLAPCLATVEQAREAARAISPAGAELAGALRIQAPSGFGTAWLADAVARFSLRHPLLTPSLFVDDALLDPIRHGFDLTIRVGGIPDSSGLAMRRLAPCRGVLCASPDYVARWGMPHTPEDLLDHQCLHFSHLTDGTSWHFTRAGERRTVRVNAGFTANNGLVLQQAAERGLGIVYNTTFLAWQKLIDGALLPVLPDWELPLNDLSALYPASRQLSPKVRALVDFLVEEYRAVPWDQALARAGIL; from the coding sequence ATGGATCAACTGCGCGCAATGGAGATTTTTGTCGAGGTGGCGCGCCTGCGCAGCTTTTCGGCCGCCGGGCGCCGCCTGGGGCTCACGCGCGCGATGGTCAGCAAACATATCATGCAGTTAGAAAGCAGGCTCGATGCGCGCCTGCTGCACCGCTCGACCCGCGAAGTGAGCCTGACCGACGCCGGCCAGGCCTATCTGGCGCCGTGCCTGGCGACGGTGGAGCAGGCGCGCGAAGCGGCGCGCGCCATCAGCCCGGCCGGCGCCGAGCTGGCCGGGGCGCTGCGGATCCAGGCGCCGTCCGGATTCGGCACGGCGTGGCTGGCCGACGCGGTGGCGCGTTTCAGCCTGCGCCACCCGCTGCTCACGCCATCGCTGTTCGTCGACGATGCGTTGCTCGACCCGATCCGCCACGGCTTCGACCTGACCATCCGCGTGGGCGGCATCCCGGACAGCAGCGGCCTGGCCATGCGCCGCCTGGCGCCGTGCCGCGGGGTGCTGTGCGCCAGTCCGGATTACGTGGCCAGGTGGGGCATGCCGCACACGCCGGAAGACCTGCTCGATCACCAGTGCCTGCATTTCAGCCACCTGACCGACGGCACCAGCTGGCACTTCACGCGCGCGGGCGAGCGCCGCACGGTAAGGGTGAACGCCGGCTTCACCGCGAATAACGGACTGGTGCTGCAGCAGGCGGCCGAGCGCGGCCTGGGCATCGTCTATAACACGACCTTCCTGGCGTGGCAAAAGCTGATCGATGGCGCGCTGCTGCCGGTGCTGCCGGACTGGGAGCTGCCGCTGAACGACTTGTCGGCCTTGTATCCGGCCAGCCGCCAGCTATCGCCCAAGGTCAGGGCACTGGTCGACTTTCTGGTGGAGGAGTACCGCGCCGTGCCGTGGGACCAGGCGCTGGCGCGCGCCGGCATCCTGTAG
- a CDS encoding phytanoyl-CoA dioxygenase family protein, giving the protein MLSTEQRDQFQRDGYLVVPGFKTMDEIARLRQRAGEIVNEFDPGQGRSIFTTRSQATATDEYFLRSDNTIRCFFEEEAFGADGQLRQEKALSINKIGHALHDLDPVFDAFSRDPKLAAVARDLGLSEPKVWQSMYIFKQPGIGGEVRWHQDATFFETTPISVTTFWFALEDATIDNGCLWVEPGGQRGPLRERFVRHGDTIKMETLDSMPWPDDSSAVPLEAKAGSLVCFHGLLPHYSAPNRSPVSRHAYTLHATDGATVYSPRNWIQRDTSFPVRGFD; this is encoded by the coding sequence ATGCTCAGCACCGAACAACGCGACCAGTTCCAGCGCGACGGCTACCTCGTCGTGCCCGGCTTCAAGACCATGGACGAGATCGCCCGGCTGCGCCAGCGCGCCGGCGAGATTGTCAACGAATTCGATCCAGGCCAAGGTCGCTCGATCTTCACCACGCGTAGCCAAGCCACCGCCACCGACGAGTATTTCCTCCGCTCGGACAACACCATCCGCTGCTTTTTTGAAGAAGAAGCGTTCGGGGCGGACGGCCAGCTGCGCCAGGAAAAAGCCCTGTCGATCAACAAGATCGGCCACGCGCTGCACGACCTCGATCCGGTGTTCGACGCCTTTTCGCGCGATCCGAAGCTGGCCGCGGTGGCACGCGACCTGGGCCTGTCCGAGCCCAAGGTGTGGCAATCGATGTACATCTTCAAGCAGCCCGGCATCGGCGGCGAAGTACGCTGGCACCAGGACGCGACGTTTTTCGAGACCACGCCGATCAGCGTGACCACCTTCTGGTTCGCGCTGGAAGACGCCACCATCGACAACGGCTGCCTGTGGGTCGAACCGGGCGGCCAGCGCGGCCCGCTGCGCGAGCGCTTCGTGCGCCATGGCGACACCATCAAGATGGAAACGCTCGACAGCATGCCGTGGCCGGACGACAGCAGCGCCGTGCCGCTCGAAGCGAAAGCCGGCAGCCTGGTATGTTTTCACGGGCTGCTGCCGCACTACAGCGCGCCGAACCGCTCGCCCGTATCGCGCCACGCCTACACCCTGCATGCGACCGACGGCGCGACCGTCTACTCGCCGCGGAACTGGATCCAGCGCGACACAAGCTTTCCGGTGCGGGGCTTCGACTAG